gtatctagcatgaagaatgaattgcatgaatcatgtagcaaaccacatacccagtccTTCATCGAGAACTCGGAGAAGAGGCGCTGCTGGATGTGTTGTAGAAGACAGCGCGACGAAGCAGTGAgcacgatgtcgtcgacgtacAGGAGGAGGTACGCCATGCCGCCATCGGAGTGGTACACGAACAACGACGGGTCGGAGCGCGCCGCCGTGAAGCCGACCGTGCGCAGGAACGCGGCGAACCGGTCGAACCAGGCACGGGGAGCCTGCTTGAGGCCGTACAGAGACTTGTCGAGGAGGCAGACGAAGTCGGGGTGGTCGTGGTCGACGAAGCCGGCAGGTTGTTGACAGTAGACGCGCTCGGCCAGCTGCCCGTGAAGAAAGGCATTATTCACGTCCATTTGATGGACGGGCCAGTCTCGCGACGCGGCAATGGCGAGCACGGCACGAACGGTAGCAGACTTGACGACAGGGCTGAAGGTTTCGTCAAAGTCCACGCCCGGTCGTTGTGAGAAGCCGCGGACCACCCACCTGGCTTTGTATCGTTCCAGGGAGCCATCGGCCTTGAGCTTGTGCCGGAACAGCCACTTCCCAGTGACAATGTTGGCACCGGGTGGGCGAGGCACTAGCGTCCATGTGTTGTTCGCCATCAACGCCATGTACTCCTCCTGCATAGCTGTTAGCCAAAACGGATCGCGCAATGCCGTGCGCACGGATTTGGGTATGGGGGAAATGGTGGTTGCGTGAGCTTGGAGTGCATACTTGGGGTTGGGCTGGAAGATGCCGTTCATACCACGGGTGACCATGCGGTGTGTGGGCACGGGGGGCGCGTGGGATTGCGTGGGTTTGGCGGGAGTCGGAGGGGGTGACGGGGTTGGCGAGGGGTTGTCGTTGCTCGGAGGTGTGTGCGGGGAGGTAGATGGGGTGGGTGATCGGCAGGGGTGGAGTGCTGGTGGTGACTGGCACGGAGGCGTCGAGGGCGCAGGGGGTTGGTCGAGGCCACACTGGTGGCTGGTGAGGCATGACGCACGGCCCGACGATCTGGGGAACTCGGGGACTGGTAGTTGTCATCATCAGCAGCCGACGCAGGTGGTGTGGGTTCAGGGGTGCGGTAGGGGAAAGAGCTCTCGTCGAAGAAGACGTGCCGTGAAGTAAGAACTCGACCGGTCGATCGGTTGTAGCAACGGTACCCTTTGTGGTCCGGCGAGTAGCCGAGAAAAACACATGGTGCCGATCGGGGAGCGAGCTTATGAGCAGCAGTGGCTGTGGTGTTAGGGTAGCATAGGCATCCAAACACGCGCATGTTTGTGTAGTCTGGGTGGGCACCGTAGAGTAGGTAGAACGGAGTGAGATTGTGGCGCGGGCGACACGGGCGTCTGTTGAGAACGAAGGTGGCGGTGTTCAGTGCTTCTACCCAGAAGGAAAATGGCATGGAGGCGTGGATTAGGAGGCTACGGACAGTGTCGTTTAGGGTTCGTAAGATACGCTCGGCGCGGCCATTTTGTGGGCTGGTGTAAGGACACGACATGCGTAGAGCAATGCCGTGTGTGGAGAAGAACTCGCGGCTGGAGTGGTTGTCGAATTCGCGCCCATTATCTGTTTGAAGTGTTAGAATGTTTAGGTTAAAGTGGCGAGAGACGAGGGTTTGAAAGGTGAGTAAGGTGGGGAGAACTTCAGATTTAGCATGAAGAGGGAATGTCCAGACAAAGTGACTATAATCATCGAGCACAACTAGGTAGTATTTGTATCCAGATAAGCTTTGTACAGGCGAGGTCCACACATCACAATGAACGAGCTGAAAAGGAAAGTAGGATACATGGTGCGAAACTGTAAACGGTAGTCTGGTGTTTTTCCCTAATTGACAGGCATGGCAGGTGTGGGCAGGTGCAGCGACTGTAGAAGGCGATGCTTGCCGCAGAGTGGTCGCCAAGGCATCGCGCCCCGGGTGACCGAGACGTTGGTGCCAGAGATCCACGGTGGCGGCGACAAGGCTGTGGTGCGTGGGAGGTGTGGTGACGGAGTAGAGCTCGTCGTCGTCATCACATCGGAGGATCACCTTCTTTGTGCGCCGTTCCTTGACAGAAAAACCGAGGTCATCAAACTCAACATTAACGGGATTATCGCGAGCGAGGGTTTTAACAGAGATGAGATTTTTGATTATGTTTGGGCAGACAAGAACATTTCGGAGGGAGAGTGGAGAAGATGTAGTGGGGAGGAGTTGGTGGCCGGAGTGTGTGACAGGCAAGGACGATCCATCGCCAAAAACTATGTGGGAGAGAGCAGTGGGGTGAGAGGATGCGAGCATACCTGAGGACGAGGCCATGTGTGATGTCGCGCCTGTGTCGAGGTACCACTCGCCGCCAGCGGGGGTCGGCGGGGCGGGCTGCTGCATGGCCATGCTGTTTAAGGCATGGATGAGGGCCGTCTGGTCCCACGACGGCGCGGCAGGCGCGTTGTAGGGTGGCACCGACGCGTAGGGTGCAGGGGAGCCGTAGGGCGGCGCCGTCGGGTAGTGGGTCGCGGTACCCGCGAACGGAGAAGGCGCGCCGGGACGCGCACCCAGGATGCCAGAGCCCGGGGCATGGGGACGCCATGGCATCGCCCAGGCATGAACCATGCCGGTCCAGGGCGCCGAGGATGGCGTAGGAGGGCGCGACGACGAGGTGTTGTGGTAGGAGCCCCCGCCGTAGTTGGCAGGGGCCTTGCCCTTGCCCTTGTAGCGGCCGCCGccgctgttgttgttgttggagcGGCCGCCCCCGCCGGAGTTGCCGCCACCCGAGCCACCAGAGGCTGGCGAGCGCGCGGCGTGGAGGGCCATGTCGGTGGAGCCGGCGCCTTGTGCAGCGTGACGGCTCTCCTCCAGAAGCAGAAAGGCGCGGCAAGCAAGGAAGGTGGGAAGCGGCCGCTGCATGGTGAGAATCGGGATGGCGTAGTGGAGACGAGGAGCGAGACCACGAAACATGTTGAGTACCTGGTCCCGGTCAGTCACGGGCTCGCCGAGGTCAGCCAGGCGGTCAGCACAGTCTTTCAGACGGGCGAAGTAGGCAATGACAGAGGAGGACCCCTGCTCGATCCGGCGGAACTCCGTAGCGAGGAAGACGGCCTGATGCTCGGCGTTCTCCAGGAACAGGGTGGCGATGGAGGCCCAGAGCTGTGCAGCGGTGGCGTTCCGTTGATGAACAAGGCCGAAGATTTCCGGGCTGACCCGGTTGTACAGCCATGACACAATGTGTGCGTCGTCTTGGAGCCAGTACGGCGCCGCCGCGCGAGGTGGGTCGACGATGTGGTCGGTGACGCCGCTCTTAGCGAACATAACCTCAAAGAGGGTGCGCCACTGGGTGTAGTTTGGTGGCGTCAGGGTGAGCACAAGCGGGACATGTTGGTTGATGAAGATTCCGGCCAGGGGAGATGCAAGGGCGGCCATCGCAGCAGATGGGGTGCTGTCAGGCTCACGAGGGAAGAGGGCGCCGCCGCGCGTGGAGTTGGCCAGCGCGGACGGGGTGAGCAGGGGGGTGGAGGTGGCTGGGGCCCGAAGGGGGGTGGTCGGTCCATGGCTGAccggagggggagggggagggggaggtgcGGCCATGGCGAGAGGAGTGCGGTGCAGAAGGGCAGCGGAAGAGGAGTTACAGGCTCAGGAGATAGAGCGCATCTGATACCATGTGTGTAGGGAATGTGAGAAGGCAAAATACACCACAGTGCATGCCGATCCATTAGCTCTGTATATATACAGTTTCAGAGAACAGCCGTTGTGCAGTCGTGCACAGGTGGAGATCGTGCGCCTAGTGCGCAGAGAGGGGGGAAGACTAGGTCGTGTATACAGAGGGCTGGGTCAACCAGTGGATATCCGCTGACACAAAGAATAGTTCCAGTAAAAGTGAGGCAGAGAAACGAGTGAATGGAAATTAATGTGGCAGTGTGAGAATATTCCATAGGCGTTCAACATGGGCACCACAAAATAATTAACTATTAGTTCTCATTTTTATTACATGTAAATTTCGCTATCATATTAGGATTAAATGATTTTTTTTTGTAGAAAAAGGATTGAGAGAATTGTTTTGTACATATCCTTCAACTCGTTTAATTTGTCTGGTGAGCAATTTTCATTTGGCATTGCATTTCTAATAGAAATTGGACTGAGTTGATTTTGGCAACACAataatcatgaaactttgtaTTGAAATAAAAATACAGCATTCGTCTGTAGGCAAAAGGCAGTCTATATTATCAACCTATGCCGCTAACATGTGAGGACCAACCTTCCTTACACCTTCGATGCTTTTCTTTAGAGGTGATCGGCATTGATGGAGATAAAACATTTGATGTCTGATCAGAGTAAGTCCTAAGTTGAACATTTGGCGCATATATCAGACTAGACAATGTGGCCCAGAGTTAAAGCCTCTGTAGCTAGTCCCTGGAATGTGTTCTTCAACCCAAAGACTACTCAGCCTCAGCTAGAGAGTTGATCCAACTTCAAAACCTGTGAACAACAATAACAAAGGAGAAAGTAGCCATGATCAATATGCACGCAAGAAGTTCCCCATGTCTCCCAATCCCACAAGTTGCAGTTTCGCTCTCATCCAAAAGCCAGATCTGAACCATGACACTCAACCTGCTTTGTCTCTCTTCCTTCCTTTTTCCACATTGCAAGAACTATAGGTGGTAGTAACATGTTTGGTCTCTACTACTCTATCCTTCTTTTATAACATGGGTTGGCTTGAAGCAGATGCATTGTACCATTGTTTCTTTTACTACATTGTTCCAGATATTAATTATTGATCATGGCCATCAGCAAGA
This sequence is a window from Aegilops tauschii subsp. strangulata cultivar AL8/78 chromosome 7, Aet v6.0, whole genome shotgun sequence. Protein-coding genes within it:
- the LOC141026898 gene encoding uncharacterized protein, giving the protein MAAPPPPPPPPVSHGPTTPLRAPATSTPLLTPSALANSTRGGALFPREPDSTPSAAMAALASPLAGIFINQHVPLVLTLTPPNYTQWRTLFEVMFAKSGVTDHIVDPPRAAAPYWLQDDAHIVSWLYNRVSPEIFGLVHQRNATAAQLWASIATLFLENAEHQAVFLATEFRRIEQGSSSVIAYFARLKDCADRLADLGEPVTDRDQVLNMFRGLAPRLHYAIPILTMQRPLPTFLACRAFLLLEESRHAAQGAGSTDMALHAARSPASGGSGGGNSGGGGRSNNNNSGGGRYKGKGKAPANYGGGSYHNTSSSRPPTPSSAPWTGMVHAWAMPWRPHAPGSGILGARPGAPSPFAGTATHYPTAPPYGSPAPYASVPPYNAPAAPSWDQTALIHALNSMAMQQPAPPTPAGGEWYLDTGATSHMASSSDNGREFDNHSSREFFSTHGIALRMSCPYTSPQNGRAERILRTLNDTVRSLLIHASMPFSFWVEALNTATFVLNRRPCRPRHNLTPFYLLYGAHPDYTNMRVFGCLCYPNTTATAAHKLAPRSAPCVFLGYSPDHKGYRCYNRSTGRVLTSRHVFFDESSFPYRTPEPTPPASAADDDNYQSPTMQEEYMALMANNTWTLVPRPPGANIVTGKWLFRHKLKADGSLERYKARWVVRGFSQRPGVDFDETFSPVVKSATVRAVLAIAASRDWPVHQMDVNNAFLHGQLAERVYCQQPAGFVDHDHPDFVCLLDKSLYGLKQAPRAWFDRFAAFLRTVGFTAARSDPSLFVYHSDGGMAYLLLYVDDIVLTASSRCLLQHIQQRLFSEFSMKDWRRRPRPRAPAGLLAPEPPHAGVCAPSPPGAAGPGPGSAAPARRRLRPVAPRRCRARPWLRRPRRPPPSPDHLIRFYRPPPPPAPPVPRGPAHRLTGPDLVPGWPRAWRIVPQRPPQPVLHRPPLAAPCRAGHPLLAAPAMAWLCRAARAPAAICFFV